One part of the Ralstonia pickettii genome encodes these proteins:
- a CDS encoding bacteriohemerythrin, with translation MPVIEWSEALQLGDAATDANHVEFCALLNAVADASDAEFIGALDAFIDHTEHHFAEENAWMDAADFPPRHCHRGEHDNVLALCREVRKRAAAGEMELGRRLVAELPAWFAQHVDVMDRMMTTYLAQMGNAMRTMEHVG, from the coding sequence ATGCCCGTGATCGAATGGTCGGAGGCACTCCAACTCGGAGATGCTGCCACTGACGCCAACCACGTCGAGTTCTGTGCCTTGCTCAATGCCGTTGCAGATGCATCGGATGCCGAGTTCATTGGCGCGCTCGATGCCTTCATCGACCACACCGAGCACCACTTCGCTGAAGAAAACGCCTGGATGGACGCGGCCGACTTCCCCCCGCGCCACTGCCACCGCGGCGAACACGACAATGTGCTGGCGCTTTGCCGCGAAGTGCGCAAGCGCGCCGCCGCTGGCGAGATGGAACTGGGCCGTCGGCTGGTGGCGGAATTGCCCGCCTGGTTTGCGCAGCATGTCGACGTGATGGACCGCATGATGACGACGTATCTGGCGCAAATGGGCAACGCGATGCGCACCATGGAGCACGTTGGCTGA
- a CDS encoding DsbA family protein produces the protein MRLIYVADPMCSWCYGFGPQLADLRKRLADTLGAPAPVTVITGGLRPGQREPMAADKRDEILHHWHAVAERSGMPFDQSPAVAMRRDGFVYDTEPACRAVVMAREHWAEDDERVLTFFHAIQHAFYGEGRDTTQAGVLRDVALANGVEAEHFDAVFDTDALRDETREDFRLSRRWGITGFPSLLAEQGGTLYQIGRGYAPSVALYARAVEVLQQHPAPDAG, from the coding sequence ATGCGATTGATCTACGTGGCCGATCCGATGTGTTCCTGGTGCTACGGCTTCGGTCCACAGTTGGCTGACCTGCGCAAGCGGCTGGCGGACACGCTGGGCGCACCGGCGCCTGTTACGGTCATCACCGGCGGCCTGCGCCCCGGGCAGCGCGAACCAATGGCCGCAGACAAGCGCGACGAAATCCTCCACCACTGGCATGCCGTGGCCGAACGCAGCGGCATGCCGTTCGACCAGTCGCCCGCGGTGGCGATGCGCCGTGACGGCTTCGTCTACGACACCGAACCCGCCTGCCGCGCCGTCGTCATGGCGCGCGAACACTGGGCAGAGGACGACGAACGCGTGCTCACCTTCTTCCATGCCATCCAGCACGCCTTCTACGGCGAAGGCCGCGACACCACACAGGCCGGTGTGCTGCGCGACGTTGCGCTCGCCAATGGCGTCGAGGCGGAACACTTCGATGCTGTGTTCGACACGGATGCGCTGCGCGATGAAACGCGCGAAGACTTCCGCCTGTCGCGCCGCTGGGGTATCACCGGCTTCCCCAGCTTGCTGGCCGAACAGGGCGGCACGCTGTACCAGATCGGGCGTGGCTATGCCCCGTCCGTGGCGCTCTATGCGCGGGCGGTGGAAGTGCTGCAGCAACATCCCGCGCCGGACGCCGGCTAA
- the trxA gene encoding thioredoxin translates to MSDITSQNFAQEVVETSRQIPVLVDFWAPWCGPCRTLGPMLEKLEAEYAGKWKLAKINSDENPELSAQFHVRSIPYVVAFVDGKPVDQFVGVLPEAQLRAFLDRVIPQPAEVAYREGLAASQAGETALAREAFQNALAFDPGFDAARFALVNLLLDTGDAHAAQGEFALLSPKAPQDARYAPLETRLRATERADTLPDAGALRTVVQAQPDNLQARLDLAQQYIAGQDYEAALEQLLAIVERDRAFRDDIARKTMVSVFDMMRDAPQAVSHWRRQLASKLN, encoded by the coding sequence ATGAGCGACATCACCTCGCAGAATTTCGCGCAGGAAGTGGTCGAAACCTCACGCCAGATCCCGGTGCTGGTCGATTTCTGGGCGCCGTGGTGCGGCCCGTGCCGCACATTGGGCCCGATGCTGGAAAAGCTGGAGGCCGAATATGCCGGCAAATGGAAGCTCGCGAAGATCAACTCAGACGAAAACCCGGAACTTTCTGCCCAGTTCCATGTGCGCAGCATCCCGTACGTGGTGGCGTTCGTCGATGGCAAGCCGGTCGACCAGTTCGTCGGCGTGTTGCCCGAAGCGCAATTGCGTGCCTTCCTTGACCGCGTGATTCCGCAACCCGCCGAAGTCGCCTATCGCGAAGGGCTCGCCGCGAGCCAAGCCGGCGAAACCGCCCTCGCGCGCGAAGCGTTCCAGAACGCGCTGGCCTTCGACCCCGGCTTCGATGCCGCGCGCTTTGCGCTGGTGAACCTGCTCCTCGACACCGGCGACGCGCATGCCGCGCAGGGCGAATTCGCCTTGCTTTCACCCAAGGCGCCGCAGGATGCGCGCTATGCCCCGCTGGAAACGCGCCTGAGGGCCACCGAACGGGCCGATACGCTGCCCGATGCCGGCGCCTTGCGCACGGTCGTGCAAGCGCAACCGGACAATCTGCAGGCACGGCTCGACCTGGCACAGCAGTACATCGCCGGCCAGGATTACGAAGCCGCCCTGGAGCAATTGCTCGCCATCGTCGAGCGGGATCGCGCCTTCCGCGACGACATTGCGCGCAAGACCATGGTTTCGGTGTTCGACATGATGCGCGACGCGCCCCAGGCGGTATCACACTGGCGCCGGCAGCTTGCGTCCAAATTGAATTGA
- a CDS encoding long-chain fatty acid--CoA ligase has translation MTRPHFQFWPRRLPHNISSPQTSLWYNLEVSARRYPDKDAVIFYGRHTTFHELHDDAVAVAGWLQQVAGVQKGDRVLLYMQNCPQFMAAYYGILRADAVVVPVNPMNRPEEFKHYVTDSGAATVICSADLAVNVTTANAELPEAQRTRHLLVTSYADALPATYEYPEDAPPAWITAQHPAQPGAVAWNDVLAQRLVPGPHTAGPDDLAVMPYTSGTTGFPKGCMHPHRTVMHNIVGGSMWSNGTKEGVSLSIIPLFHVTGMQYGMNAPIYMGSTVVMLPRWDREVAGRLISRYKITHWTNIPTMVIDFLASPQLAEFDLSSLAYIGGGGAAMPQAVAERLLKDFNLAYQEGYGLSETIAPTHSNPADRAKQQCLGIPVFNTDARIVDPQTLKELPPGEVGEIIVSGPQVFLGYWGKPQATAEVFIEFEGKKFFRTGDLGRMDEDGYFFLTDRLKRMINASGFKVWPAEVESLLYKHPDVQEACIIGTRDAYRGESVKAVVVLKAHAKGKTTEDDIINWARDNMAAYKYPRVVEFVDALPKSGTGKVMWRTLQEQENARNEAAEKPAAA, from the coding sequence ATGACACGACCGCACTTCCAGTTCTGGCCCCGACGTTTGCCGCACAACATCAGCTCGCCGCAAACGAGCCTTTGGTACAACCTGGAAGTGTCGGCGCGACGCTATCCGGACAAGGATGCCGTCATCTTCTACGGTCGGCACACCACATTCCACGAACTGCACGATGACGCGGTGGCCGTAGCCGGCTGGCTGCAGCAGGTGGCGGGCGTGCAGAAGGGCGATCGCGTATTGCTGTACATGCAGAACTGTCCGCAGTTCATGGCCGCTTACTACGGCATCTTGAGGGCCGATGCGGTGGTCGTGCCGGTCAATCCGATGAACCGGCCTGAAGAGTTCAAGCATTACGTGACCGATTCGGGCGCTGCCACGGTCATCTGCAGCGCCGACCTGGCCGTCAATGTGACGACGGCCAACGCCGAGCTGCCGGAAGCGCAGCGCACCAGGCACCTGCTGGTCACGTCGTACGCCGATGCGCTGCCTGCCACGTACGAATATCCCGAAGATGCGCCCCCCGCCTGGATCACCGCTCAGCATCCGGCGCAGCCCGGCGCCGTTGCATGGAACGACGTGCTCGCGCAGCGCCTTGTGCCCGGCCCGCACACCGCTGGACCCGACGACCTTGCCGTGATGCCGTACACGTCGGGCACGACGGGTTTCCCGAAGGGCTGCATGCACCCGCACCGCACGGTGATGCACAACATCGTCGGCGGTTCGATGTGGTCGAACGGGACGAAGGAAGGCGTGAGCCTGTCGATCATCCCGTTGTTCCATGTGACCGGCATGCAGTACGGCATGAACGCGCCGATCTACATGGGTTCGACGGTCGTGATGCTGCCGCGCTGGGATCGCGAGGTGGCGGGGCGGCTGATCTCGCGCTACAAGATCACGCATTGGACGAACATCCCCACCATGGTCATCGACTTCCTGGCGAGTCCGCAGCTCGCGGAGTTCGACCTGTCGAGCCTCGCCTACATCGGCGGCGGCGGCGCGGCGATGCCGCAGGCCGTGGCCGAGCGCCTGCTGAAGGATTTCAACCTGGCGTACCAGGAAGGCTACGGCCTCTCGGAAACCATCGCGCCGACGCACAGCAATCCGGCCGATCGCGCCAAGCAGCAGTGCCTGGGCATTCCCGTGTTCAACACCGATGCGCGCATCGTCGATCCGCAGACGCTCAAGGAGTTGCCCCCGGGCGAGGTGGGCGAAATCATTGTCAGCGGCCCGCAGGTGTTCCTCGGCTACTGGGGCAAGCCTCAGGCCACCGCCGAGGTCTTCATCGAATTCGAAGGCAAGAAGTTTTTCCGCACGGGCGACCTTGGCAGGATGGACGAAGACGGCTACTTCTTCCTCACCGACCGGCTGAAACGCATGATCAACGCGTCGGGCTTCAAGGTCTGGCCGGCCGAAGTGGAAAGCCTGCTGTACAAGCATCCCGACGTGCAGGAGGCTTGCATTATCGGCACGCGCGATGCGTATCGCGGCGAGTCGGTCAAGGCAGTGGTGGTGCTCAAGGCCCACGCCAAGGGCAAGACCACCGAAGACGACATCATCAACTGGGCGCGCGACAACATGGCGGCCTACAAGTACCCGCGCGTGGTCGAGTTTGTGGATGCGCTGCCCAAGTCCGGCACGGGCAAGGTGATGTGGCGCACGCTGCAGGAGCAGGAAAACGCAAGGAATGAGGCGGCCGAGAAACCGGCCGCCGCGTAA
- a CDS encoding ankyrin repeat domain-containing protein: MLIAPHPALNQLIGVMLGMALAVGDMANAWQEQHLPILHVAASAGAKVAPGATHAADTRPVRRSDPATRDRDLILAAQAGNTMAIQSLLAEGASLKARDADGRTALIAAVMAHMGAAARLLIQAGADVNLQDNTQNSAFLLAASQGDAETVRLALSHGANLRATNADGDTALIPAARRGYVEVVNELVKAGVPPDATNNLGLTALIEAVALGDGSDKYEKTVQVLLDGGADPNLADRGGVTPMRHARQRGFHGIGALLFKARGH, from the coding sequence ATGCTCATCGCTCCGCATCCCGCGCTCAACCAGCTCATCGGCGTCATGCTGGGGATGGCGTTGGCTGTGGGCGACATGGCCAACGCGTGGCAGGAGCAGCATCTGCCCATCCTGCATGTGGCGGCCAGCGCCGGCGCGAAAGTCGCACCCGGTGCGACCCACGCCGCGGACACCCGCCCCGTGCGCCGCAGCGACCCGGCCACGCGTGACCGCGACCTGATCCTTGCCGCACAGGCCGGCAACACGATGGCGATCCAGTCGTTGCTGGCCGAAGGCGCCAGCCTCAAGGCGCGCGACGCCGATGGCCGCACCGCGCTCATCGCTGCCGTCATGGCGCACATGGGCGCGGCAGCACGCCTGCTCATCCAGGCCGGTGCCGACGTCAACCTGCAGGACAACACGCAGAACAGCGCCTTTCTGCTCGCTGCCAGCCAGGGCGATGCGGAAACGGTGCGCTTAGCCCTGTCGCACGGCGCCAACCTGCGCGCCACCAACGCTGACGGCGACACCGCGCTCATCCCGGCCGCGCGTCGTGGCTATGTCGAAGTCGTCAATGAACTCGTGAAGGCCGGCGTTCCACCCGATGCCACAAACAACCTGGGCCTGACCGCGCTGATCGAAGCCGTGGCGCTGGGCGATGGCAGCGACAAATACGAGAAGACCGTACAAGTTCTGCTCGACGGCGGAGCGGACCCGAACCTGGCCGACCGCGGTGGCGTCACGCCGATGCGGCATGCGCGTCAGCGTGGTTTCCACGGCATCGGCGCGCTGCTCTTCAAGGCGCGCGGACATTGA
- a CDS encoding gamma-glutamylcyclotransferase — protein MAVTREDLEQNRLRAALGDSPVASSLLTEAALEASLASTLARLSAAHGDCQDAWVFGYGSLIWNPMIFHTEAARATVHGYHRGFYLYSRINRGTWDNPGLVLGLDRGGSCRGVAFRVPRDRAEHEFRVLWRREMLTGAYLPRWLPTEINGRRVLALAFVMNRAHEAYAGRLPDERVVGCLREAVGLYGPAREYLQRTLIGLASNGLHDPYLDRLWSRLQATDAANGPCATTDATDATYTAPLPDPYLSA, from the coding sequence ATGGCCGTCACCCGAGAGGATCTCGAACAGAACCGGTTGCGCGCCGCCCTGGGTGATTCGCCCGTCGCGTCGTCGTTGCTGACCGAGGCTGCGCTGGAAGCGTCGCTTGCATCGACGCTCGCGCGGTTGTCGGCTGCGCACGGCGACTGCCAGGACGCCTGGGTGTTCGGCTACGGCTCGCTCATCTGGAACCCGATGATCTTCCACACCGAGGCCGCCCGCGCCACGGTGCACGGCTATCACCGCGGCTTCTACCTCTATTCCCGCATCAATCGCGGCACCTGGGACAACCCGGGGCTCGTACTCGGACTGGACCGTGGCGGCAGTTGCCGAGGCGTCGCCTTCCGCGTACCGCGCGACCGTGCCGAACATGAATTCCGCGTGCTCTGGCGCCGCGAAATGCTGACTGGCGCATACCTGCCCCGCTGGCTGCCTACCGAGATCAACGGCCGACGCGTCCTGGCGCTGGCCTTTGTCATGAACCGCGCGCATGAAGCCTATGCCGGCCGCCTGCCGGACGAGCGCGTGGTCGGCTGCCTGCGCGAGGCGGTCGGACTGTACGGCCCGGCACGCGAATACCTGCAGCGCACGCTGATCGGCCTGGCCAGCAACGGGCTGCACGATCCGTATCTGGACCGCCTGTGGTCGCGCCTGCAGGCGACCGACGCGGCAAACGGCCCCTGCGCCACGACCGATGCAACGGACGCAACCTACACCGCGCCGCTGCCCGATCCCTATCTCAGCGCCTGA
- a CDS encoding FKBP-type peptidyl-prolyl cis-trans isomerase, with amino-acid sequence MTIETTASGLQYEDVVVGDGAQATAGQYVTVHYTGWLYENGQAGKKFDSSKDRNDPFAFHLGGGMVIKGWDEGVQGMKVGGTRKLIIPAALGYGARGAGGVIPPNATLLFEVDLLEV; translated from the coding sequence ATGACCATCGAAACCACCGCAAGCGGCCTGCAATACGAAGATGTCGTCGTCGGCGACGGCGCGCAAGCCACGGCTGGCCAGTACGTCACCGTGCACTACACCGGCTGGCTCTACGAAAACGGCCAGGCTGGCAAGAAGTTCGATTCCAGCAAGGACCGTAACGACCCGTTCGCCTTTCACCTGGGCGGCGGCATGGTCATCAAGGGCTGGGACGAAGGCGTGCAAGGCATGAAGGTCGGCGGCACGCGCAAGCTGATCATCCCGGCAGCCCTGGGCTACGGCGCACGCGGCGCGGGCGGCGTGATCCCCCCGAACGCAACGTTGCTTTTTGAAGTCGACCTGCTGGAAGTCTGA
- a CDS encoding YaeQ family protein: MALKSTIYKVDLQIADMDRHYYANHALTVARHPSENDERMMVRVLAFARHASETLAFTRGLSEPDEPELWQRDLTDAIELWIDLGNPDDTRIRKASNRAEQVAVYTYSGNASRVWWQQTETKVTRFANVSVYEVAADTVAALAAMVERTMRLQVTIQDGDIWIANDADNVHVQLETLKAATAA, encoded by the coding sequence ATGGCCCTGAAATCCACGATCTACAAGGTCGATCTGCAGATCGCCGACATGGATCGCCACTACTACGCCAACCACGCGCTGACCGTCGCCCGCCACCCGAGCGAGAACGACGAACGCATGATGGTGCGCGTGCTTGCCTTCGCCCGCCACGCCAGCGAAACACTTGCCTTCACGCGCGGCCTGTCCGAACCCGACGAGCCCGAACTCTGGCAGCGCGATCTGACCGACGCCATCGAGCTGTGGATCGACCTCGGCAACCCCGACGACACGCGCATCCGCAAGGCCAGCAACCGCGCAGAGCAGGTCGCCGTCTACACATATAGTGGCAACGCCAGCCGCGTGTGGTGGCAGCAGACCGAGACCAAGGTCACGCGCTTTGCCAACGTATCGGTGTATGAAGTCGCGGCGGACACCGTGGCCGCGCTGGCCGCCATGGTGGAACGCACCATGCGTCTGCAGGTCACCATCCAGGACGGCGACATCTGGATCGCCAACGACGCGGACAACGTCCACGTCCAGCTCGAAACACTCAAGGCCGCAACCGCTGCCTGA
- a CDS encoding DUF2339 domain-containing protein → MRWIFGIVGLLLGGLSGGVVGAFFGAVIGLGLASLILYMDKRASAQWANLPDGTGTTGAGQGHAATQAAVSPPPATLQERVARLEHEVSLLRRQLAEIRGGTFAAPADMEAAAVESPPTATEALPAVESLAAPVPAPQVSVPQPTPQPVPQPVPVLAPHEPDWVERAVGAARDWLLGGNSVVRVGILVLFFGVAFLLKYAADNSLLPVEFRLAGVAVGAIVLLGIGWRLREKRPGYALVLQGGGVGVLYLTVFAATRVVPLLNPGMAFPLLVLICALAAGLAVKQNAPALAFTGSAGGFLAPILISTGQGSHVALFSYYALLNAGIFAIAWFRAWRALNLLGFVFTFGIATAWGVLRYQPSLLASTEPFLILFFLMYVSIALLTALRRHVSLTNYVDGTLVFGTPLVAMGLQTGLVHHIPFAMAWSATALAAFYLGIAGWLAPRRASLGLLYEAMFALGVIFIALAIPLAFDGRTTSAVWALEGAAVVWLGVRQQRRLALAAGLLLQLAAGAAFALDAAFDWAPQSGWAVLNSRYIGGVLIALAGVFSGWRLHGKAEARAWLKAAPVLGVVASGWGLLWWLGSGSNEIDRWAWRIASKTVDRPDIPLWAVFAVLTAWAAHGLRRKLDWALAEWPALALSPVLALISLAAIEHWVPSPLAGWGGLVWIAAVVLAFVLLRRQERDVKGAILAPLHTVLFWLICGVLATEGYWRLDAYVPEGTWSFAAWAYAYGALLALLAGAGWRVRWPIARFERAYLLWGAAPLAALLWLWSLASAASDGNAAPLFYLPILNPLDVAQLLVFLAIALWMRRVALQKLVPEPIVIGYAIGATLFIWANAVLLRTLHHWAHVPYTPDDLGASMLVQASLSMFWTVLALAVMVFATRRASRALWFTGGALLGVTVVKLFLFDLSRVTGVERIVSFIAIGVLLLLIGYLSPLPPKPKTSADAGTGEVL, encoded by the coding sequence ATGCGTTGGATATTCGGAATCGTGGGGCTGCTGCTCGGAGGCCTGTCGGGGGGCGTCGTCGGGGCGTTCTTTGGGGCGGTGATCGGTCTGGGACTGGCCTCGCTGATTTTGTACATGGACAAGCGGGCCAGTGCGCAGTGGGCCAATCTGCCCGACGGCACGGGCACAACCGGCGCGGGGCAGGGCCATGCGGCCACGCAGGCAGCCGTGTCGCCGCCGCCCGCGACGCTGCAGGAGCGTGTGGCGCGGCTTGAGCATGAGGTTTCGCTCCTGCGTCGGCAACTGGCTGAAATCAGGGGTGGAACGTTTGCAGCGCCTGCCGATATGGAGGCTGCTGCCGTTGAATCGCCGCCGACCGCGACAGAGGCGTTGCCAGCGGTGGAGTCGCTTGCCGCGCCTGTGCCGGCGCCGCAGGTGTCGGTTCCGCAGCCGACGCCTCAACCTGTTCCCCAGCCCGTGCCCGTCTTGGCACCGCACGAGCCCGATTGGGTCGAGCGCGCCGTGGGCGCTGCCCGCGACTGGCTACTGGGCGGCAACAGCGTGGTGCGGGTCGGCATTCTGGTCCTGTTTTTCGGCGTGGCGTTCCTGCTCAAGTACGCGGCGGACAATAGCCTGCTGCCGGTTGAGTTCCGGCTGGCGGGTGTGGCGGTCGGGGCGATCGTGCTGCTCGGCATCGGTTGGCGCCTGCGCGAAAAGCGTCCGGGCTATGCGCTCGTGCTGCAGGGCGGCGGGGTCGGCGTGCTTTATCTGACGGTGTTTGCTGCGACGCGCGTGGTGCCGTTGCTCAACCCTGGGATGGCGTTTCCGCTGCTGGTGCTGATCTGCGCGCTGGCCGCCGGGTTGGCGGTCAAGCAGAACGCGCCGGCGCTCGCCTTTACCGGCAGCGCGGGCGGGTTCCTGGCGCCGATTCTGATCTCGACTGGACAGGGCAGCCACGTGGCGCTGTTCAGCTATTACGCGCTGCTGAACGCGGGCATCTTCGCCATTGCGTGGTTCCGGGCGTGGCGGGCGCTGAATCTGCTCGGCTTCGTCTTTACGTTCGGCATTGCCACGGCGTGGGGCGTGCTGCGCTATCAGCCGTCGTTGCTGGCGAGCACCGAGCCGTTCCTGATCCTCTTCTTCCTGATGTATGTGAGCATTGCGCTGCTGACCGCGCTGCGCCGCCATGTCAGCCTCACCAACTACGTTGACGGCACGCTGGTGTTCGGCACGCCGCTGGTGGCAATGGGTTTGCAGACTGGGCTGGTGCACCACATTCCGTTTGCGATGGCGTGGAGCGCCACCGCGCTGGCCGCGTTCTATCTGGGGATTGCGGGCTGGCTGGCGCCGAGGCGTGCCAGCCTTGGCCTGCTGTACGAGGCGATGTTCGCGCTCGGCGTGATCTTCATCGCGCTGGCGATTCCGCTGGCCTTCGATGGGCGCACGACCAGTGCGGTGTGGGCGCTGGAAGGTGCTGCCGTGGTTTGGCTGGGCGTGCGCCAGCAGCGGCGTCTGGCGCTGGCGGCAGGCCTCCTTTTGCAACTCGCGGCAGGCGCCGCCTTCGCCTTGGATGCCGCATTCGATTGGGCGCCGCAGAGCGGCTGGGCCGTGCTCAACAGCCGCTATATCGGCGGGGTATTGATTGCGCTGGCGGGCGTCTTCAGCGGCTGGCGCCTGCATGGCAAGGCGGAGGCGCGTGCATGGCTGAAGGCCGCGCCGGTGCTTGGGGTTGTGGCGTCGGGGTGGGGCTTGCTGTGGTGGCTCGGCAGCGGCAGCAACGAGATTGATCGCTGGGCCTGGCGCATCGCCAGCAAGACCGTCGACCGGCCGGACATTCCACTGTGGGCCGTCTTCGCCGTGCTGACGGCGTGGGCTGCGCACGGCCTGCGCCGGAAGCTCGATTGGGCGCTGGCCGAGTGGCCTGCGCTGGCGTTGTCGCCGGTGCTGGCGCTGATTTCGCTGGCTGCGATCGAACACTGGGTGCCCTCTCCGCTGGCCGGGTGGGGCGGGCTGGTGTGGATTGCGGCCGTGGTGCTGGCCTTCGTGCTGCTGCGCCGGCAGGAGCGCGACGTGAAGGGCGCCATCCTCGCGCCGCTGCATACCGTGCTGTTCTGGCTGATCTGCGGCGTACTGGCCACGGAAGGCTACTGGCGCCTCGACGCCTACGTGCCCGAGGGCACCTGGAGCTTCGCCGCCTGGGCCTATGCCTACGGCGCGCTGCTTGCCCTGCTGGCGGGCGCGGGCTGGCGGGTCCGCTGGCCGATCGCCCGGTTCGAGCGCGCCTACCTGCTGTGGGGTGCCGCGCCGCTGGCGGCCCTGCTGTGGCTATGGAGCCTGGCGAGCGCCGCCAGCGACGGCAATGCCGCGCCGCTGTTCTACCTGCCGATTCTCAACCCGCTGGACGTGGCGCAACTGTTGGTTTTCCTCGCTATCGCGTTGTGGATGCGTCGCGTGGCACTGCAGAAGCTCGTACCTGAGCCGATAGTGATCGGCTACGCCATCGGCGCGACGCTGTTCATCTGGGCCAACGCAGTGCTGCTGCGCACGCTGCACCATTGGGCGCATGTGCCGTACACACCGGACGATCTGGGTGCCTCGATGCTGGTACAGGCATCGTTGTCGATGTTCTGGACGGTACTGGCATTGGCGGTGATGGTGTTTGCCACGCGGCGCGCCAGCCGCGCGCTGTGGTTCACCGGCGGGGCGCTGCTGGGCGTGACGGTGGTCAAGCTGTTCCTGTTCGACCTGTCACGCGTCACGGGTGTCGAGCGCATCGTGTCGTTTATCGCGATTGGCGTGCTGCTGTTGTTGATCGGCTATCTGTCGCCGTTGCCGCCGAAGCCCAAAACCAGTGCCGATGCTGGAACCGGGGAGGTCCTGTGA
- a CDS encoding DUF3999 domain-containing protein produces the protein MKKVAFAMAVASLLSAPAWAERFALTGTPGAPYYAVTLSEDVYAHAHEATLADLRILNGDGEPVPFTIDIPRDPPPQARTLRDVHWFATPIDDAQKPGAAGVVLGTDGVLRASGAQLSQASVRAWLVDLSQLRDTVTALVVALPAAEFQSGVSVQASDDLQHWSPVAQATLFRLSNQGSTLVQDRIEFTGLRAKYLRLTWQGKPPAPDAVRAELAAGAPVALADNAIQWRSGLAPVQTPAAGDYQFDTGGVFPVERVKIRLPQANTVAQATLYARADAQAPWRPVTSARLFRLAGANGKGEQESAAITVPATGERYWRLQVDTRSGGLGAGAPELAIGWRPATVTYAARGNVPFTLAVAEVARGNPVARADLLAGASPAIAQAQLGAMSDSPADALTAEPPGGRRRQWVLWGALLAAVAVLGGMAWRLFRAPSVPPDAST, from the coding sequence GTGAAGAAGGTTGCTTTTGCGATGGCCGTGGCGTCGCTGTTGTCTGCGCCGGCCTGGGCCGAACGCTTTGCGCTGACGGGCACGCCCGGCGCCCCTTACTACGCCGTCACGCTGAGCGAAGACGTCTACGCCCATGCGCACGAGGCCACCCTGGCCGACCTGCGCATCCTCAATGGCGACGGCGAGCCCGTGCCCTTTACCATCGATATCCCGCGCGATCCGCCGCCCCAGGCACGCACGCTGCGCGACGTGCACTGGTTCGCCACGCCCATCGACGATGCACAGAAGCCCGGCGCCGCAGGTGTCGTGCTCGGTACCGATGGCGTGCTGCGTGCGAGCGGCGCTCAGCTGTCGCAGGCGTCTGTGCGCGCGTGGTTGGTCGACCTCAGCCAGCTTCGTGACACGGTGACTGCGCTGGTCGTTGCGCTGCCCGCTGCGGAATTCCAGAGCGGTGTGAGCGTGCAGGCCAGCGATGACTTGCAACACTGGAGCCCGGTCGCTCAGGCCACGCTATTCCGTCTGTCCAATCAGGGCAGCACGTTGGTGCAGGACCGCATCGAGTTCACAGGGCTGCGGGCGAAATACCTGCGTCTGACGTGGCAAGGCAAACCGCCTGCGCCGGACGCCGTGCGCGCAGAATTGGCTGCCGGTGCGCCAGTGGCGCTTGCGGATAACGCCATTCAGTGGCGCTCGGGGCTGGCGCCAGTGCAGACGCCCGCGGCGGGCGACTACCAGTTCGATACCGGCGGCGTGTTCCCGGTCGAGCGTGTGAAGATCCGTCTGCCGCAAGCCAACACCGTCGCACAGGCAACGCTCTATGCGCGGGCCGATGCCCAGGCGCCCTGGCGGCCGGTGACATCTGCCCGCCTGTTCCGGCTGGCTGGTGCCAACGGGAAGGGCGAGCAGGAGAGCGCGGCCATCACGGTGCCCGCCACGGGGGAGCGCTACTGGCGTCTGCAGGTCGACACGCGCAGCGGCGGCCTGGGTGCCGGCGCGCCGGAATTGGCGATCGGCTGGCGTCCGGCCACGGTCACGTATGCGGCGCGCGGCAATGTGCCGTTCACGCTGGCGGTGGCGGAAGTGGCGCGCGGCAATCCGGTCGCACGCGCGGATCTGCTGGCGGGTGCGTCGCCCGCCATTGCGCAGGCACAGCTTGGCGCGATGAGCGATTCGCCTGCCGACGCGCTGACAGCCGAGCCACCTGGTGGCCGCCGGCGCCAGTGGGTGCTGTGGGGCGCGCTGTTGGCCGCGGTAGCGGTGCTGGGCGGGATGGCTTGGCGGTTGTTCCGCGCGCCGTCGGTGCCACCGGATGCTTCGACGTAA